Part of the Solwaraspora sp. WMMA2065 genome is shown below.
GGTCACCACGTCGGTGGCGCGGGCGATCCGGCGCAGCATCGACCTCGCGCCGGGCAACGCGGCCCACCCCACCTCGTGCCCGTGGGTCAGAGCCACCGCCCGGCTGATCCCGGCCCGTCGACGCAGGCCGTCGGCGAGCAGCCCGAGCGGCGCGGCCGCGCCGAACCAGACCGTGTCGCAGCCCCTGGCCCGCGCCAAAGCGGCGGTCTGCCGGGCCACCGCCGGTGTGGGCAGCAGCATGCCGGTTGGGTCACGGACCACCTCGAACGGCTGGTCGGCGTCGAACCGCTCGGCACCGTCGTAACTCGACGCGTAGACCACGATGGTCTGCGCGGGCTGCCGCAGCGCCAGATTGTGCACGAACGACTGGATGCCGCCGGGTCGCGGCGGGAAGTCGTTGGTGACCAGCAGGGTGCGGTTCATCGGCCCGCCCGGTCGGCGTACCTGCGGGCCGCCGCGATTCGTTCCACTGTCGACGGGTGCGTGGCGGAGTAGAGGTACTCCCAGCGGGGCGGATCCGGATCGGCGAGATTGATCGCGGACAGCCGGCGGTGCACCGCCGCGTACGCCGCCGGATCACCGTGCAGCGTCAGCGCGTGCGCGTCAGCGCGGACCTCGACCCGGCGCGACACCAGTGCCTGCACCGGTGTCGCCGCCAGGCCGACCAGCGTGACCACCGCCAGCAGCAGGGCGATCGCCCTCGGCTCGGCGATGTCCGCGACGCCGGCCGCCCGCAGCACCGGCCGCCAGCCGCCGAGCAGGTACAGCCCGACCACGGCTGCGGCGGCACCGAGCGCGCCCAACAGAGTGCCGGTCAGCACGTCGCGCGCGCGGGCGTGGCCCAGTTCATGGGCGACCACGGCGGCCAGCTCCGCCGGGGGCGCCTCGCGCAGCAGGTTGTCGTAGACGACGATCCGCCGGGTGGGACCGAACCCGGACACGTAGGCGTTGACCGCGCGGGTGCGCCGGGACGCGTCGGCGACCAGCACGTCCCGCACCGCGACACCGTCGCGTTCCGCCAGCTCCAGCAGTTGCGTGCGCACCGGACCGGCCGGCATCGGGGTGAACTTGTTGAACACCGGCTCGACCAGCACCGGCAGGACGAACGACAGCAGCACCACCAGGGCGGCCGCGCCGGTCGCGGCCAGCGCCCACCACCAGCGGGGGGCGAGCCGGACGACGGTGTAGAAGCCGAGCAGGGCCACCGTCGCGATGACCGCGCCGACCGCGTACGACCGGACCAGGTCCACTCCCCAGCCGGCCCAGCCCTGGGTGGCCAGTCCGTGCTCGGTCAGGATCCGGTGCCGCCAGGCGGCGAACGGCAGGGTCAGCAGGTCGGCCAGGAACACCACGAGCAGCCCGCCGAGCAGCGCCTGGGCGACCCAGTGGTCGCCGAACGGCCGGCCGGCGACCAACACCAGCCGGGCACCGACCGGGGTGAACCCGAGCAGCAGCGCCGCCAGCAGGCCGACCAGCATCGCGCCGTAGCGACCGGGACGCAGCGCCGCCCGCAGGGCCCTCCCCCGCTCGACCTGGTCGACGGGCAGCTCACGCAGGGCGGCGAGCTGATCGGCGCGGGGCACCGGCGGCCGGTGCCACGGCACCAGCACGGCCGCCGCGACGACGACCGCCACCCCCAGGACGACGAAGGTCACCAGCGCCCATGCGCGAGGCGTCATCGGGCTCCTTCCGCCGACCGGTCGCCCGACCATCCTAGGTGTGCCGGCGCGGCCCCGGTCCACACTCGGGCGACCGGATCCTCTCAGGCGGACCGGTCGATCGCTCAGGCGACCTGTCTTCGGGACCGGGGCCGGCGCTGCCGGCGGCCGCGCGCCGCTGCCGGCGACTCGCCGAGCACCTCGACGTCGAACCCGGCACGCGCGAACACCTCGATCGCGTACCGCTCGCCGGCGTCCAGGTGGGCCACCGTGTCCGGGCTGTCGATCAGGGCACTGACCAGGCAACCCCGGCAGCTCGGGCCGCGCTCGACGGCGCAGGTGTCACAGTCGATCAGCATGGTCGTCTCCTCACGTGGCGGTGCCGTCGAACGGTCGGCCGGCGGTGATCGGCCCCCGTACGACGCAGCATCGCCGACCGACCACCGCCAGTGACATCGACGATAGGCGTCAGGTACGACAGTTCCGCGTGACCGGGTGTCGGCTCAGGAACGAGCCAGTCGACGCAGCAGCGAGTCGGCGCCCATCGGGTACGCGCCGTGCCGCCGGACCCCGTCGGCCACCTCCCGGTCGGAGGAGACCACCACGATCACCCGGCCGGACGGCTCGGCCCGGACCAGCCGGCGGATGAGTTCGTCGGCCGTCTCCCCTTTTCGGGAGAACAGCACCCGCACGCCACGTGGAGCCGGCGGCAACCCGTGCATCCGCTCAGCGCCGTCGAAGACCACTGTCACCTCGTCCCCGGTCTGCGCGGCGATCCCACCGAGCCCGGTGATCAACCTCTTGCGTTGCTGCTCCAACGGCATCTCGCCGAAGCCCCGCTTGGTCACGTTGTAGCCGTCGACGACGAGGTGCGCCCGGGGTAGGGCGAGCAGGTCGTCCAGCCGGGCCGGGTCGTCGGTGTCGCGGGCCCGGGTCGACGTCGCCGCCGCCGGTCGGTCGGTGAACGCGTCGGCGACGTAGTCGGCCGGCAACCGGTCGGCCGGGTCCAGGGCGAGCTCCCGCCGCAGCCCCTGGGCCGCCTGCCCGATCGTCTCCAGCAACAGCCACAGCCGGGCGTCGTCGACCGCCCGGGCCTCCTTCGCCGACTGCCGGGCGGTCCCGGCGGTCAGCTCCGCGTCGGCGAGCTTGGCGCGCAGCCGCCGCAGCTCGGCGTCGTGGTCGGCGGCGGCCCGCGCGGCCCGGCCGCGTTCGGTGGCGAGCAGCTCGTTGGCCCGCCGCTGCTGCGCCTGTGCCTCACGCAGCGTGCGGGACAGCTGCCGGGACTCCTCGCGGAGCTGGCCCAGTTCCTCCCGTACCCGGGCCAGCTCGTCGCGGAGCTTCTCCACCTCGACCCGGGCGACGGTGCGGTCGTGTTCGGCTCGGTTGGCGCGGGCCTCGGCATCGCGGATCAGCTCGGCGACGGCGGCCCGGTCGGCCTCGGCCCGGACCGCCGCACCGGCGGCGTCGACCAGCTCACGCCAGCCCGCCGGCCGCATCAGGTACGCCAGGGCGGCGACCTCGACCGGGTCCGCCGCCGCGGGTGAGACACCTTCGCTGACCGCCGCACCCAGTTCGCCGGTCTCGGCCAGCGCGCGGGCGGCCACCCGCTGCCGCAGTGACGGATCGTTGGTGAGCGCCGCCGCGATCGCCGCGGCACCGTAGCGGGCCCGCCGGTTCGGCGCGAACTTGGCGACCTTGCGCAACGGAGGCGGCATCTCGTCGGTCGGGATCTCGGGCAGCGCGGCGGCGGCGAGCACGACGATGCGCGACCGCACCGGCTCGGGCAGCACCGGCTCGGCGGGTGGACCACCGGCCGGCTGGTCGGCGGACGGGGGCAGGGCGCCGGTCGTCGGCGCCGCCCCCTCGGGACGAGCGTCGGTCGGATCCGGTGCGGCCATGCACCCCAGTCTCCCACCGGGTGGCCGCCGCGTGCCCGACAGGAAGAATGATCTCGCAGAGTCGATCGGATCGTTACCGGTGGTACGCATGGGACGGCTGTGTCGTACCCACGTCCTATCGTCTGCGCCGTGGCACCGCCTGATCCCGTACCTCGACCGGCCTACACCCAGGGCTCGATCGACTCGCTGCTGTCAGCCGGACAGGGCGGGCCGCTGTCGACCGGCGCGGACCGGTCGCTACGGGAGACCACCTTCGTCGTGCTGGATCTGGAGACCACCGGCGGCGCGCCGGACGGTGGCGGCATCACCGAGATCGGCGCGGTGAAGGTGCGCGGCGGCGAGGAGCTCGGCGTCTTCGCCACGCTGGTCAACCCGGGCCGACCGGTGCCGCCGTTCATCACCGTGCTCACCGGCATCACCGAGGCGATGCTCGTTCCCGCGCCGCCGATCGAGCAGGTGCTGCCCAGCCTGCTGGAGTTTCTCGGTGACGCGGTGCTGGTGGCGCACAACGCGCCGTACGACGTGGGTTTCCTCAAGGCCGCGTGCGCCCGGCACGGCTATCCCTGGCCGGCGCCGACGGTGCTGGACACCGCGGCCCTCGCCCGCCGGGTGCTGACCCGCGACGAGGTGCCCAACCGCAAGCTCGGCACTCTCGCCGGCTACTTCCGCACCCCTCGGCGGCCCACCCACCGGGCCCTGGCCGACGCCCAGGCGACGGTGGACGTGCTGCACGGGCTGATCGCCCGGCTCGGCGGGCACCAGGTGACGAGCATCGGCGACGCGGTCGAATTCAGCCGCGCGGTCAGCGACGTCCAGCGACGCAAGCGGCACCTCGCCGACGGGTTGCCCCGCTCCCCCGGGGTGTACATCTTCCGGGCGGCCGACGACCGGCCGCTGTACGTCGGCACCTCCGGCGACGTCGCCACCCGGGTACGCAGCTACTTCACCGCCGCCGAGCGGCGGGCGCGGATGTCCGAGATGCTGGCCGCGGCGACGCGGGTCGACGCGGTCGAGTGCGCCCATCGGTTGGAGGCCGAGGTACGTGAGCTGCGGCTGATCGCCGCCCACGCGCCGCCGTACAACCGCCGGTCGAAGTATCCGGAGCGGGTGGTCTGGTTGAAGGTCACCGACGAGGTCTATCCACGGCTGTCCACGGTCCGGGCGATCTCACCGGCCGACACCACCGTGCTCGGGCCGTTCGCCTCCCGCCGGGCGGCCGAGCTGGCCGCCGCCGGCATCCACGACGCGCTGCCGCTGCGTCAGTGCACCCACCGGTTGTCCGCCCGGACCCGGACCCCGGCCTGCGCGCTGGCTGAGCTTGGTCGTTGTCCGGCACCGTGCGAGCACCGGATCGACCCGCAGCAGTACGCCGAACTCGCCGTCGCCCCGCTGCGGACGGCACTCGAGACCGACCCGCAGCCACTGGTCGACACGTTGCTCGCCCGGATCGACCGGCTCGCCGCCGCGCAGCGGTTCGAGGAGGCGGCGGTGGTCCGGGGCCGGTTGGCCGCATTCCTGCGGGCGACCGTCCGAATGCAGCGGTTGACCGCACTGACCAGGATCGCCGAGCTGGTCGCGGCGCGACGGGCCGGGCACGGTGGCTGGGAGCTGGCGATCGTCCGGCACGGTCGGCTCGCCGCTGCCGGCGTGTCGCCGCCACGGCAGCACCCCCGGGCCACCATCGACCTGCTGTGCGCCACCGCGGAGACGGTGCCGGCCGGGCACGGCCCGGTGCCCCGGGCCAGCGCGGCCGAGAGCGAGCGGATCCTGTCCTGGCTGGAGCCGGAACAGACCCGGCTGGTCAGGGTGAGCGGGGACTGGGCCTCACCGGCCGGCGGCGCCGGCCGATTCCATTATCTGCTGGTCAAGGCCGAGGAAGCCGCCCGGACGACGGCCGGGGTCGACGAAGCAGACCAAAGACTCGACCGATCGATCACCCGCAAGTAGCCGATCGTACTACGCTCGCTCGCTTAGGCTGTTAGAGAAGTGCAGTCCTGTCAGCCAACGCCCGATTCGTGGCGTGCGTCCGGGCGGTCGACCCGCCGGGCGATGGGTGAGGAGGTGTCTCCGCGTGGACGTCGACGCCGGTCCCGGCGCCGCCATCGGACGTTTCCTGCCCACCACGACACCCCTGTCCGCCCGCCTGCGAGCCTGGCTGTCCTGGTCTCCCGGCTCACCGGACCCGGTCGCCGAGCTGATCCGCGTCCACCGGTCGATCCACCCGTCGGCGGACCCGGCGGTGCTGCGCCGCGGCTACCAGATCGCCGACAGCATGCACGCCGGGCAGTACCGCAAGAGCGGCGAGCCGTACATCACCCACCCGTTGGCCGTCGCGGAGATCTGCGCCGGGCTCGGCATGGACACCACCACCCTGGTGGCCGCGCTGCTGCACGACACCGTCGAGGACACCACGTACGACCTGCCGACACTGGCCGCGGACTTCGGTGACGAGGTCGCCCACCTGGTCGACGGGGTGACCAAGTTCGACAAGGCGTTCTACGGCAAGGCCGCCGAGGCGGAGACCATCCGAAAGATGATCATCGCTGCGTCGAAGGACGTCCGGGTGCTGGTCATCAAACTCGCCGACCGGCTGCACAACATGCGGACCCTCGGTGTGCGCTCGCCTGCCTCCCGGGCCCGGATCGCCAAGGCGACCCTGGACGTGCTGGTCCCGCTCTGCGACCGGCTCGGCATCCAGAAGCTCAAGCGGGAGCTCGACGACATCGTCCTGTTCCACCTGGAGCCGGAGGCCTACCAGCAGATCGAGGAGCACCTGGCCAACCGGCCGGGCTGGGCGACGTACCTGGACGCCGTTTGCGGACAGGCACGGGTGACGCTGCGCCGGGAGAAGGTCGCCGCCCGGGTCGCGCCCCGGCCACGGCACCGCTACTCGATCTGGAAGGACACCGTCACCGGCGGCCACCGGGCACCGTTCGACCTACCCCGCATCGAGGTCGTGGTCACCGGGCCGGACACCGACTGCTACGCGGCGCTCGGCGCGGTCCACTGCCGCTGGCGACCGGTACCGGGCAGGTTCAAGGACTTCATCGCGGCGCCGAAGAACAACCTCTACCGCTCGCTGCACACCACCGTCATCGGCCCGGACGAGCGTCCGCTCGAGGTGCTGATCCGGACCGACGCGATGCACCGGTCCGCCGAGTTCGGCATCGCCGCGCCGTACCACTTCCCCAAGCCCGGCCGCAGTCGTGCCGCTGCCCGCGCCGACGAGCTGGCCTGGCTCCGCAGGGCGATCGACTGGTCGCAGGAAAACATCGACGCTGACCAATT
Proteins encoded:
- a CDS encoding NYN domain-containing protein, whose translation is MAAPDPTDARPEGAAPTTGALPPSADQPAGGPPAEPVLPEPVRSRIVVLAAAALPEIPTDEMPPPLRKVAKFAPNRRARYGAAAIAAALTNDPSLRQRVAARALAETGELGAAVSEGVSPAAADPVEVAALAYLMRPAGWRELVDAAGAAVRAEADRAAVAELIRDAEARANRAEHDRTVARVEVEKLRDELARVREELGQLREESRQLSRTLREAQAQQRRANELLATERGRAARAAADHDAELRRLRAKLADAELTAGTARQSAKEARAVDDARLWLLLETIGQAAQGLRRELALDPADRLPADYVADAFTDRPAAATSTRARDTDDPARLDDLLALPRAHLVVDGYNVTKRGFGEMPLEQQRKRLITGLGGIAAQTGDEVTVVFDGAERMHGLPPAPRGVRVLFSRKGETADELIRRLVRAEPSGRVIVVVSSDREVADGVRRHGAYPMGADSLLRRLARS
- a CDS encoding DEDD exonuclease domain-containing protein; amino-acid sequence: MLSAGQGGPLSTGADRSLRETTFVVLDLETTGGAPDGGGITEIGAVKVRGGEELGVFATLVNPGRPVPPFITVLTGITEAMLVPAPPIEQVLPSLLEFLGDAVLVAHNAPYDVGFLKAACARHGYPWPAPTVLDTAALARRVLTRDEVPNRKLGTLAGYFRTPRRPTHRALADAQATVDVLHGLIARLGGHQVTSIGDAVEFSRAVSDVQRRKRHLADGLPRSPGVYIFRAADDRPLYVGTSGDVATRVRSYFTAAERRARMSEMLAAATRVDAVECAHRLEAEVRELRLIAAHAPPYNRRSKYPERVVWLKVTDEVYPRLSTVRAISPADTTVLGPFASRRAAELAAAGIHDALPLRQCTHRLSARTRTPACALAELGRCPAPCEHRIDPQQYAELAVAPLRTALETDPQPLVDTLLARIDRLAAAQRFEEAAVVRGRLAAFLRATVRMQRLTALTRIAELVAARRAGHGGWELAIVRHGRLAAAGVSPPRQHPRATIDLLCATAETVPAGHGPVPRASAAESERILSWLEPEQTRLVRVSGDWASPAGGAGRFHYLLVKAEEAARTTAGVDEADQRLDRSITRK
- a CDS encoding HD domain-containing protein, with amino-acid sequence MDVDAGPGAAIGRFLPTTTPLSARLRAWLSWSPGSPDPVAELIRVHRSIHPSADPAVLRRGYQIADSMHAGQYRKSGEPYITHPLAVAEICAGLGMDTTTLVAALLHDTVEDTTYDLPTLAADFGDEVAHLVDGVTKFDKAFYGKAAEAETIRKMIIAASKDVRVLVIKLADRLHNMRTLGVRSPASRARIAKATLDVLVPLCDRLGIQKLKRELDDIVLFHLEPEAYQQIEEHLANRPGWATYLDAVCGQARVTLRREKVAARVAPRPRHRYSIWKDTVTGGHRAPFDLPRIEVVVTGPDTDCYAALGAVHCRWRPVPGRFKDFIAAPKNNLYRSLHTTVIGPDERPLEVLIRTDAMHRSAEFGIAAPYHFPKPGRSRAAARADELAWLRRAIDWSQENIDADQFVHSLRCDLVDAQIQVFTDGRPIVLPAGSTPVDLAYELDPRKGAHCLAVRINGRLAPLASELTDGDVVEIFTETDDQPTGTAPTSAGPRKEWLGFVKSPQAQMQINRWFAEHSEPGISISDKVRLGRATVSLILRKHDRALSNDKPLRQLAENLKYPDMETLLVAVVDRTIEPEAVVDQLIALVDQPG
- a CDS encoding M48 family metalloprotease; protein product: MTPRAWALVTFVVLGVAVVVAAAVLVPWHRPPVPRADQLAALRELPVDQVERGRALRAALRPGRYGAMLVGLLAALLLGFTPVGARLVLVAGRPFGDHWVAQALLGGLLVVFLADLLTLPFAAWRHRILTEHGLATQGWAGWGVDLVRSYAVGAVIATVALLGFYTVVRLAPRWWWALAATGAAALVVLLSFVLPVLVEPVFNKFTPMPAGPVRTQLLELAERDGVAVRDVLVADASRRTRAVNAYVSGFGPTRRIVVYDNLLREAPPAELAAVVAHELGHARARDVLTGTLLGALGAAAAVVGLYLLGGWRPVLRAAGVADIAEPRAIALLLAVVTLVGLAATPVQALVSRRVEVRADAHALTLHGDPAAYAAVHRRLSAINLADPDPPRWEYLYSATHPSTVERIAAARRYADRAGR